The following are encoded together in the Oncorhynchus nerka isolate Pitt River linkage group LG25, Oner_Uvic_2.0, whole genome shotgun sequence genome:
- the c1qtnf13 gene encoding complement C1q tumor necrosis factor-related protein 4 isoform X2, which produces MACLLGIFNFLGSVTPLHVAPVMTGLRSAFSATRTNSILGGTQNAVTFNKLLVNTGSDFNPDTGHFRCRIPGAYYLSFTLGKYPKKMLSVILVKNGQEVQAIAYDDYKKKGRKVQSQSVMISLRAMDTVWLMLQDSPQYALYSNAGPYITFTGYLVYPDISITGYLNNHLSLSGQPYPNSNCPPPGDHMYGWSGSAEAPVEPRSAFSMARTSPVLGENGGRHQEKEPLTFDVEYVNIGGHFNKTSGRFTCRYPGAYYFAFTVGKHPRRAVSVKLMTGQGKVQAMVFDEDTSRRREMQSQSLLLSLHRGDIVWLYSQQDERYAVYSNQGRYTTFSGFLVYPDVEPTTTTSQDLDRTHF; this is translated from the coding sequence ATGGCCTGTCTACTGGGCATTTTCAACTTCCTGGGGTCGGTCACACCCCTCCATGTGGCTCCCGTGATGACTGGCCTCCGCTCCGCCTTTTCAGCCACGCGGACCAATAGCATCCTGGGAGGCACTCAGAACGCTGTGACCTTCAACAAGCTCCTAGTCAACACAGGGAGTGATTTCAACCCAGACACGGGCCACTTCCGCTGCAGAATCCCTGGAGCCTATTACTTGTCCTTCACGTTGGGGAAATATCCCAAGAAGATGTTGTCTGTCATACTGGTGAAGAATGGGCAGGAAGTGCAGGCTATAGCCTATGACGATTACAAAAAGAAAGGGAGGAAGGTCCAGAGTCAAAGTGTCATGATCAGCCTGAGGGCCATGGACACAGTATGGCTGATGCTGCAGGACAGTCCTCAGTATGCTCTATACAGCAACGCTGGACCTTACATCACCTTCACCGGTTACCTGGTGTACCCCGACATCTCCATCACTGGGTATCTCAACAACCACCTATCTCTGTCAGGGCAGCCCTACCCCAACTCCAACTGTCCCCCTCCTGGAGACCACATGTATGGCTGGAGCGGTAGTGCTGAGGCCCCTGTGGAGCCTCGCTCTGCCTTCTCCATGGCCAGGACATCCCCGGTCCTGGGGGAGAATGGTGGCAGGCACCAGGAGAAGGAGCCTCTGACCTTTGATGTGGAGTACGTCAACATTGGAGGGCACTTTAACAAGACGTCGGGCCGCTTCACCTGCCGCTACCCTGGTGCCTACTATTTTGCCTTCACTGTGGGGAAGCACCCGCGCAGGGCAGTGTCAGTCAAGCTGATGACAGGCCAAGGCAAGGTGCAGGCCATGGTGTTTGACGAGGATACGTCCAGGAGGAGGGAGATGCAGAGCCAGAGTTTGCTGCTGTCGCTCCATAGGGGGGACATCGTGTGGCTCTACAGCCAGCAGGACGAGCGCTACGCCGTCTACAGCAACCAGGGACGCTACACCACCTTCTCAGGCTTCCTGGTCTACCCAGACGTtgaacccaccaccaccaccagccaggACCTGGACAGAACTCACTTCTGA
- the LOC115109553 gene encoding ubiquitin-conjugating enzyme E2 N-like translates to MSGLPRRIIKETQRLMAEPVPGIKAEPDEGNARYFHVVIAGPQDSPFEGGTFKLELFLPEEYPMAAPKVRFMTKIYHPNVDKLGRICLDILKDKWSPALQIRTVLLSIQALLSAPNPDDPLANDVAEQWKSNEAQAIETARTWTRLYAQNNIEV, encoded by the exons ATGTCAGGACTGCCCCGTAGGATCATTAAG GAGACTCAGCGCTTGATGGCGGAGCCTGTCCCAGGCATCAAGGCGGAGCCTGACGAAGGTAACGCCCGCTACTTCCATGTGGTCATCGCCGGGCCCCAGGACTCGCCCTTTGAAGGCGGCACGTTTAAACTCGAACTCTTTCTTCCCGAGGAATACCCCATGGCAGCTCCAAAAGTACGCTTTATGACCAAAATATACCACCCCAACGTAGACAAGCTGGGAAGAATATGTCTAGACATATTGAAAG ATAAATGGTCTCCAGCCTTACAGATCCGCACAGTCCTGCTATCAATCCAGGCATTACTAAGCGCTCCTAACCCTGATGATCCTCTAGCGAATGACGTTGCGGAGCAGTGGAAATCCAATGAAGCTCAAGCCATAGAGACAG CCCGGACATGGACCAGGCTTTACGCTCAGAACAACATAGAAGTGTAG
- the c1qtnf13 gene encoding complement C1q tumor necrosis factor-related protein 4 isoform X1 codes for MHTLYQHMRTVEVAPCSNPWRMACLLGIFNFLGSVTPLHVAPVMTGLRSAFSATRTNSILGGTQNAVTFNKLLVNTGSDFNPDTGHFRCRIPGAYYLSFTLGKYPKKMLSVILVKNGQEVQAIAYDDYKKKGRKVQSQSVMISLRAMDTVWLMLQDSPQYALYSNAGPYITFTGYLVYPDISITGYLNNHLSLSGQPYPNSNCPPPGDHMYGWSGSAEAPVEPRSAFSMARTSPVLGENGGRHQEKEPLTFDVEYVNIGGHFNKTSGRFTCRYPGAYYFAFTVGKHPRRAVSVKLMTGQGKVQAMVFDEDTSRRREMQSQSLLLSLHRGDIVWLYSQQDERYAVYSNQGRYTTFSGFLVYPDVEPTTTTSQDLDRTHF; via the exons ATGCACACTCTGTACCAGCACATGAGAACAG TTGAGGTGGCACCATGTAGCAATCCCTGGCGCATGGCCTGTCTACTGGGCATTTTCAACTTCCTGGGGTCGGTCACACCCCTCCATGTGGCTCCCGTGATGACTGGCCTCCGCTCCGCCTTTTCAGCCACGCGGACCAATAGCATCCTGGGAGGCACTCAGAACGCTGTGACCTTCAACAAGCTCCTAGTCAACACAGGGAGTGATTTCAACCCAGACACGGGCCACTTCCGCTGCAGAATCCCTGGAGCCTATTACTTGTCCTTCACGTTGGGGAAATATCCCAAGAAGATGTTGTCTGTCATACTGGTGAAGAATGGGCAGGAAGTGCAGGCTATAGCCTATGACGATTACAAAAAGAAAGGGAGGAAGGTCCAGAGTCAAAGTGTCATGATCAGCCTGAGGGCCATGGACACAGTATGGCTGATGCTGCAGGACAGTCCTCAGTATGCTCTATACAGCAACGCTGGACCTTACATCACCTTCACCGGTTACCTGGTGTACCCCGACATCTCCATCACTGGGTATCTCAACAACCACCTATCTCTGTCAGGGCAGCCCTACCCCAACTCCAACTGTCCCCCTCCTGGAGACCACATGTATGGCTGGAGCGGTAGTGCTGAGGCCCCTGTGGAGCCTCGCTCTGCCTTCTCCATGGCCAGGACATCCCCGGTCCTGGGGGAGAATGGTGGCAGGCACCAGGAGAAGGAGCCTCTGACCTTTGATGTGGAGTACGTCAACATTGGAGGGCACTTTAACAAGACGTCGGGCCGCTTCACCTGCCGCTACCCTGGTGCCTACTATTTTGCCTTCACTGTGGGGAAGCACCCGCGCAGGGCAGTGTCAGTCAAGCTGATGACAGGCCAAGGCAAGGTGCAGGCCATGGTGTTTGACGAGGATACGTCCAGGAGGAGGGAGATGCAGAGCCAGAGTTTGCTGCTGTCGCTCCATAGGGGGGACATCGTGTGGCTCTACAGCCAGCAGGACGAGCGCTACGCCGTCTACAGCAACCAGGGACGCTACACCACCTTCTCAGGCTTCCTGGTCTACCCAGACGTtgaacccaccaccaccaccagccaggACCTGGACAGAACTCACTTCTGA